A genome region from Paralichthys olivaceus isolate ysfri-2021 chromosome 6, ASM2471397v2, whole genome shotgun sequence includes the following:
- the kcng1 gene encoding potassium voltage-gated channel subfamily G member 1, whose protein sequence is MTLLAGDGSDYDYSALSCSSDTSLNPPPVQEAEAQKGAFYKRAQRAPEFHDDTPLSSTRKLHAIINVGGLRYQLPWTTLEDFPLSRLGQLHLCSSFDEIMRICDDYDVTHNEFFFDRSPCAFRTILTFLRAGKLRSLRAMCALSFREELLYWGVPEENLEWCCRRRLLQCVEEFEAMERAEEEEELLEDLLDSDSGHREDAAESRVSRCMGKLRDMVERPHSGLPGKIFACLSVLFVTITAINLSISTMPAMREEEEAGTCSQMCYNIFIVETVCVAWFSLEFTLRFIQDRSKLTFLRQPLNLIDVVAILPYYITLLVDSTSKGEKRLGSGSSYLDKVGLVLRVLRALRILYVMRLARHSLGLQTLGLTARRCTREFGLLLLFLCVAIALYSPLLYLIENEMATTQEFTSIPATYWWAVITMTTVGYGDMVPRSIPGQVVALSSILSGILLMAFPVTSIFHTFSRSYVELKQEQQRLLQRRTHFLLRSRMAGLGSNLSLESDMLFPMGSSDPRDMDD, encoded by the exons ATGACCCTGTTGGCGGGCGATGGCTCTGACTATGACTACAGTGCCCTGAGCTGTTCCTCCGACACCTCCCTCAACCCACCTCCCGTACAAGAGGCAGAGGCCCAGAAGGGAGCTTTCTACAAGAGGGCCCAGCGTGCTCCAGAGTTCCACGACGACACCCCGCTGTCCAGCACCCGTAAGCTCCACGCCATCATCAATGTGGGTGGACTGCGTTACCAGCTGCCCTGGACCACCTTGGAGGACTTCCCCCTGTCTCGTCTGGGACAGCTGcacctctgcagcagcttcGACGAGATCATGCGTATCTGCGACGACTACGACGTCACGCACAACGAGTTCTTCTTCGACCGCAGCCCCTGCGCCTTCCGCACCATCCTGACGTTCCTGCGGGCGGGTAAGCTGCGGTCCCTCAGGGCCATGTGCGCCCTCTCCTTCAGGGAGGAGCTGCTCTACTGGGGGGTGCCCGAGGAGAACCTGGAGTGGTGCTGTCGCCGGCGTCTGCTGCAGTGCGTGGAGGAGTTTGAGGCGATGGagagagcggaggaggaggaggagctcctGGAGGATCTGTTGGATTCAGACAGTGGCCACAGGGAGGATGCAGCAGAGTCCAGAGTCAGCCGCTGCATGGGCAAGCTGAGGGACATGGTGGAGAGGCCTCACTCCGGCCTCCCGGGGAAGATCTTTGcttgtttgtcagtgttgttCGTCACCATCACTGCCATCAACCTCTCCATCAGTACCATGCCTGccatgagggaggaggaggaggcg GGTACCTGCTCCCAGATGTGCTACAACATCTTCATCGTGGAGACGGTGTGCGTGGCCTGGTTCTCCCTGGAGTTCACCCTGCGCTTCATTCAAGATCGCAGCAAGCTGACCTTCCTGCGGCAGCCGCTGAACCTGATCGACGTGGTGGCCATCCTGCCGTACTACATCACCCTGCTGGTGGACAGCACCTCCAAAGGGGAGAAGCGTCTGGGCTCAGGCAGCAGCTACCTGGACAAAGTGGGCCTGGTGCTGCGTGTCCTCAGGGCCCTGCGCATCCTCTACGTGATGAGGCTGGCTCGCCACTCGCTGGGCCTGCAGACTCTGGGCCTGACAGCACGCCGCTGCACACGGGAGTTTggactgctcctcctcttcctgtgcGTGGCCATCGCACTGTACTCCCCCTTGCTGTACTTGATTGAGAACGAAATGGCCACCACGCAGGAGTTCACCAGCATCCCCGCCACCTACTGGTGGGCTGTCATCACCATGACGACGGTGGGCTACGGGGACATGGTGCCGAGGAGCATCCCGGGGCAGGTGGTGGCTCTGAGCAGCATCCTGAGCGGGATCCTGCTCATGGCCTTCCCCGTCACCTCCATCTTCCACACCTTCTCGCGGTCCTACGTGgagctgaagcaggagcagcagaggctgctgcagaggaggacaCACTTCCTGCTGCGGAGCCGCATGGCCGGCCTGGGCAGCAACCTCTCCTTAGAGAGTGACATGCTGTTCCCCATGGGGTCCTCCGACCCCAGAGACATGGACGACTGA